From a single Theropithecus gelada isolate Dixy chromosome 10, Tgel_1.0, whole genome shotgun sequence genomic region:
- the ZNF335 gene encoding zinc finger protein 335 isoform X2 translates to MATSSMPESERNVATKASGAPMTSPMSSSTLAHSLAAIEALADGPTSTSTCLEPPEEAQGGPSSPVQLPPASGAEEPDLQSLEAMMEVVVVQQFKCKMCQYRSSTKATLLRHMRERHFRPVAAATAASGKKGRLRKWSTSTKTQEEEGPEEEDDDDIVDAGAIDDLEEDSDYNPAEDEPRGRQLRLQRPTPSTPRPRRRPGRPRKLPRLEISDLPDGVEGEPLVSSQSGQSPPEPQDPEAPSSSGPGHLVAMGKASRTPVEAGVSQSDAENAAPSCPDEHDTPPRRRGRPSRRFLGKKYRKYYYKSPKPLLRPFLCRICGSRFLSHEDLRFHVNSHEAGDPQLFKCLQCSYRSRRWSSLKEHMFNHVGSKPYKCDECSYTSVYRKDVIRHAAVHSRDRKKRPDPTPKLSSFPCPVCGRVYPMQKRLTQHMKTHSTEKPHMCDKCGKSFKKRYTFKMHLLTHIQAVANRRFKCEFCEFLCEDKKALLNHQLSHVSDKPFKCSFCPYRTFREDFLLSHVAVKHTGAKPFACEYCHFSTRHKKNLRLHVRCRHASSFEEWGRRHPEEPPSRRRPFFSLQQIEELKQQHSVAPGPPPSSPGPPEIPPEATPFQSSEAPSLLCPDTLGGATIIYQQGAEESTAMATQTALDLLLNMSAQRELGGTALQVAVVKSEDVEAGLASPGGQPSPEGATPQVVTLHVAEPGGGAAAESQLGPPDLPQITLAPGPFGGTGYSVITAPPMEEGTSAPGTPYSEEPSGEAAQTVVVSDTLKEAGTHYIMATDGTQLHHIELTADGSISFPSPDALASGAKWPLLQCGGLPRDGPEPPSPANTHRVGDPPSSASPPPATSKALGLAVPPSPPCAATAASKKFSCKICAEAFPGRAEMESHKRAHAGPGAFKCPDCPFSARQWPEVRAHMAQHSSLRPHQCSQCSFASKNKKDLRRHMLTHTKEKPFACHLCGQRFNRNGHLKFHIQRLHSPDGRKSGTPTARAATQTPTQTIILNSDDETLATLHTALQSSHGVLGPERLQQALGQEHIIVAQEQTVTNQEEATYIQEITTADGQTVQHLVTSDNQVQYIISQDGVQHLLPQEYVVVPEGHHIQVQEGQITHIQYEQGAPFLQESQIQYVPVSPGQQLVTQAQLEAAAHSAVTAVADAAMAQAQGLFGTEEAVPEHIQQLQHQGIEYDVITLADD, encoded by the exons ATGGCGACCTCGTCGATGCCGGAGTCAGAGAGGAACGTGGCTACGAAAGCCTCAG GAGCCCCCATGACATCACCAATGTCCAGTTCCACCTTGGCCCACAGCCTGGCAGCCATTGAGGCCCTGGCAGATGGccccacatccacatccacatgCCTGGAGCCACCTGAGGAGGCACAGGGTGGGCCCAGCTCCCCGGTGCAGCTGCCTCCAGCCTCTGGTGCTGAAGAACCAGACCTGCAGAGCCTGGAGGCcatgatggaggtggtggtggtgcagCAGTTCAAGTGCAAGATGTGCCAGTACCGGAGCAGCACCAAGGCCACACTGCTGCGCCACATGCGGGAGCGCCACTTCCGTCCAG tagcagcagccacagcagcaTCTGGTAAAAAAGGACGTCTACGGAAGTGGAGCACCTCCACCAAGACCCAAGAGGAAGAGGGACCGGAGGAGGAGGACGATGACGACATTGTAGACGCTGGAGCCATTGATGACCTGGAGG AGGATAGCGACTATAATCCAGCTGAGGATGAGCCCCGAGGCCGGCAGCTTCGGCTCCAGCGCCCCACCCCCAGTACCCCAAGGCCCCGAAGGAGACCTGGCCGGCCCCGGAAGCTGCCCCGCCTGGAGATCTCAGACCTCCCAGATG GTGTGGAAGGAGAGCCTCTAGTGAGTTCCCAGAGTGGACAGAGCCCTCCAGAGCCACAGGATCCCGAGGCTCCCAGCTCCTCAGGCCCAGGACACCTGGTGGCCATGGGCAAGGCAAGCAGGACCCCTGTGGAAGCTGGTGTGAGCCAGTCAGATGCAGAGAACGCAGCTCCCTCCTGCCCGGATGAGCATGACACTCCACCCCGGCGCCGGGGTCGACCTTCCAGGCGCTTCCTAGGCAAGAAATACCGCAA GTACTATTACAAGTCGCCCAAACCGCTTTTGAGGCCCTTCCTGTGCCGCATCTGTGGTTCTCGCTTTCTGTCCCACGAGGACCTGCGCTTCCACGTCAACTCCCATGAGGCTGGCGATCCCCAGCTCTTCAAGTGTCTGCAGTGCAGCTATCGTTCCCGCCGCTGGTCCTCTCTCAAG GAGCACATGTTCAACCACGTGGGCAGCAAGCCCTACAAGTGTGACGAGTGCAGCTACACCAGTGTCTACCGGAAGGACGTCATTCGGCACGCCGCTGTGCACAGCCGAGACCG GAAGAAGAGGCCAGATCCG ACTCCAAAGCTGAGCTCTTTCCCCTGCCCTGTGTGTGGCCGTGTGTACCCCATGCAGAAAAGACTCACGCAGCACATGAAGACGCACAGCACTGAGAAGCCCCATATGTGTGACAAG TGTGGAAAGTCCTTTAAGAAGCGCTACACCTTCAAAATGCACCTGCTCACACACATCCAGGCTGTTGCCAACCGCAG gttcaagtgtgAGTTCTGTGAGTTCCTTTGTGAAGACAAGAAGGCACTGCTGAACCACCAGTTGTCCCACGTCAGTGACAAGCCCTTCAAATGCAGCTTTTGTCCCTACCGCACCTTCCGAGAGGACTTCCTGCTGTCCCATGTGGCTGTTAAGCACACAG GGGCCAAGCCCTTCGCCTGTGAGTACTGCCACTTCAGCACACGGCACAAGAAGAACCTACGCCTGCACGTACGGTGCCGACATGCAAGCAGCTTCGAGGAATGGGGGAGGCGCCACCCTGAGGAGCCCCCCTCCCGCCGTCGCCCCTTCTTCTCTCTGCAGCAGATTGAGGAGCTGAAGCAGCAGCACAGTGTGGCCCCTGGACCACCTCCCAGCTCCCCAGGACCTCCTGAG ATACCCCCAGAGGCGACACCTTTCCAGTCATCTGAGGCTCCCTCACTGCTCTGTCCTGACACTCTGGGCGGCGCCACCATCATCTACCAGCAAG GAGCCGAGGAGTCGACAGCGATGGCCACGCAGACAGCCTTGGATCTTCTGCTGAACATGAGTGCCCAGCGGGAACTGGGGGGCACAGCCCTGCAG GTGGCCGTGGTGAAGTCGGAGGACGTGGAAGCAGGGTTAGCATCCCCTGGTGGGCAGCCCTCCCCCGAAGGTGCCACTCCACAGGTGGTCACCCTCCATGTGGCAGAGCCGGGGGGCGGTGCGGCAGCCGAGAGCCAGCTAGGCCCTCCTGACCTACCACAGATCACCCTGGCACCTGGTCCATTTGGTGGGACTGGCTACAGTGTCATCACGGCACCCCCTATGGAGGAGGGGACATCAGCTCCTGGCACACCTTACAG CGAGGAACCCTCAGGAGAGGCAGCCCAGACTGTGGTTGTGAGTGACACCCTAAAAGAAGCTGGCACCCACTACATCATGGCTACTGATGGTACCCAGTTGCACCACATTGAG CTCACCGCAGATGGCTCCATCTCCTTCCCAAGTCCAGATGCTCTGGCCTCTGGTGCCAAATGGCCCCTGCTGCAGTGTGGGGGGCTGCCTAGAGATGGCCCTGAGCCTCCATCTCCAGCCAACACCCACCGTGTAGGGGACCCCCCGAGCTCTGCCTCCCCACCTCCTGCAACCAGCAAAGCCCTGGGCCTGGCAGTGCCCCCCTCACCGCCGTGTGCAGCCACTGCAGCATCAAAGAAGTTTTCCTGCAAGATCTGTGCCGAGGCCTTCCCTGGCCGAGCTGAGATGGAGAGTCACAAGCGGGCCCATGCTGGGCCTGGTGCCTTCAAGTGCCCTGACTGCCCCTTCAGTGCCCGCCAGTGGCCCGAGGTCCGG GCGCACATGGCGCAGCACTCAAGCCTGCGGCCCCACCAGTGTAGCCAATGCAGTTTCGCCTCCAAGAATAAGAAGGACCTGCGGCGGCACATGCTGACTCACACCAAGGAGAAGCCTTTTGCGTGCCACCTCTGCGGGCAGCG TTTCAACCGTAACGGGCACCTCAAGTTCCATATCCAGCGGCTGCACAGTCCTGATGGGAGGAAGTCAGGAACCCCTACAGCCCGGGCTGCTACCCAGACCCCAACCCAGACCATCATCCTGAACAGTGATGACGAAACACTGGCCACCCTGCACA CTGCACTCCAGTCCAGTCACGGGGTCCTGGGCCCAGAGCGGCTACAGCAGGCACTGGGCCAGGAACATATCATTGTTGCCCAGGAGCAGACAGTGACCAATCAG GAGGAAGCCACCTACATCCAAGAGATCACCACAGCAGATGGCCAGACCGTACAGCACCTGGTGACCTCCGACAACCAG GTGCAGTATATCATCTCCCAGGATGGTGTCCAGCACCTGCTCCCCCAGGAATATGTTGTGGTCCCTGAGGGCCATCACATCCAG GTACAGGAGGGCCAGATCACACACATCCAGTATGAACAAGGAGCCCCGTTCCTTCAGGAGTCCCAG ATCCAGTATGTGCCTGTGTCCCCAGGCCAGCAGCTTGTCACACAGGCTCAACTTGAGGCTGCAGCACACTCGGCTGTCACAG CAGTGGCTGATGCTGCCATGGCCCAAGCCCAAGGCCTGTTTGGCACAGAGGAAGCAGTGCCTGAACACATTCAACAGCTGCAGCACCAGGGCATCGAGTACGACGTCATCACCCTGGCCGATGACTGA
- the ZNF335 gene encoding zinc finger protein 335 isoform X1, whose protein sequence is MEENEVESSSDAAPGPGRPEEPSESGLDVGTSEAVSADSSDAAAAPGQAEADDSGVGQSSDRGSRSQEEVSESSSSADPLPNGYLPDSSSVSHEPVAGVTGGPPALVHSSALPDPNMLVSDCTASSSDLGSAIDKIIESTIGPDLIQSCITVTSAEDGGAETTRYLILQGPDDGAPMTSPMSSSTLAHSLAAIEALADGPTSTSTCLEPPEEAQGGPSSPVQLPPASGAEEPDLQSLEAMMEVVVVQQFKCKMCQYRSSTKATLLRHMRERHFRPVAAATAASGKKGRLRKWSTSTKTQEEEGPEEEDDDDIVDAGAIDDLEEDSDYNPAEDEPRGRQLRLQRPTPSTPRPRRRPGRPRKLPRLEISDLPDGVEGEPLVSSQSGQSPPEPQDPEAPSSSGPGHLVAMGKASRTPVEAGVSQSDAENAAPSCPDEHDTPPRRRGRPSRRFLGKKYRKYYYKSPKPLLRPFLCRICGSRFLSHEDLRFHVNSHEAGDPQLFKCLQCSYRSRRWSSLKEHMFNHVGSKPYKCDECSYTSVYRKDVIRHAAVHSRDRKKRPDPTPKLSSFPCPVCGRVYPMQKRLTQHMKTHSTEKPHMCDKCGKSFKKRYTFKMHLLTHIQAVANRRFKCEFCEFLCEDKKALLNHQLSHVSDKPFKCSFCPYRTFREDFLLSHVAVKHTGAKPFACEYCHFSTRHKKNLRLHVRCRHASSFEEWGRRHPEEPPSRRRPFFSLQQIEELKQQHSVAPGPPPSSPGPPEIPPEATPFQSSEAPSLLCPDTLGGATIIYQQGAEESTAMATQTALDLLLNMSAQRELGGTALQVAVVKSEDVEAGLASPGGQPSPEGATPQVVTLHVAEPGGGAAAESQLGPPDLPQITLAPGPFGGTGYSVITAPPMEEGTSAPGTPYSEEPSGEAAQTVVVSDTLKEAGTHYIMATDGTQLHHIELTADGSISFPSPDALASGAKWPLLQCGGLPRDGPEPPSPANTHRVGDPPSSASPPPATSKALGLAVPPSPPCAATAASKKFSCKICAEAFPGRAEMESHKRAHAGPGAFKCPDCPFSARQWPEVRAHMAQHSSLRPHQCSQCSFASKNKKDLRRHMLTHTKEKPFACHLCGQRFNRNGHLKFHIQRLHSPDGRKSGTPTARAATQTPTQTIILNSDDETLATLHTALQSSHGVLGPERLQQALGQEHIIVAQEQTVTNQEEATYIQEITTADGQTVQHLVTSDNQVQYIISQDGVQHLLPQEYVVVPEGHHIQVQEGQITHIQYEQGAPFLQESQIQYVPVSPGQQLVTQAQLEAAAHSAVTAVADAAMAQAQGLFGTEEAVPEHIQQLQHQGIEYDVITLADD, encoded by the exons ATGGAGGAGAACGAGGTGGAGAGCAGCAGCGACGCGGCCCCTGGGCCTGGCCGGCCCGAGGAGCCCTCTGAGAGCGGCCTGGATGTGGGCACCTCGGAAGCCGTGTCGGCCGACAGCAGCGACGCCGCGGCCGCCCCGGGGCAGGCAGAGGCCGATGACTCTGGCGTGGGGCAAAGCTCGGACCGCGGCAGCCGCTCTCAG GAGGAGGTATCCGAGAGCAGCTCGAGCGCAGACCCCCTGCCTAATGGCTACCTCCCTGATTCATCATCTGTGTCCCATGAGCCAGTGGCAGGGGTGACAGGTGGTCCCCCAGCACTTGTGCACTCTAGTGCACTCCCAGACCCCAACATGCTGGTGTCCGACTGCACAGCTTCCTCCTCAGACCTGGGCTCAGCCATCGACAAGATCATCGAGTCCACCATCGGGCCCGACCTCATCCAGA GCTGCATCACTGTGACCAGTGCCGAGGATGGCGGGGCCGAGACCACGAGGTACCTGATCCTGCAGGGCCCAGATGATG GAGCCCCCATGACATCACCAATGTCCAGTTCCACCTTGGCCCACAGCCTGGCAGCCATTGAGGCCCTGGCAGATGGccccacatccacatccacatgCCTGGAGCCACCTGAGGAGGCACAGGGTGGGCCCAGCTCCCCGGTGCAGCTGCCTCCAGCCTCTGGTGCTGAAGAACCAGACCTGCAGAGCCTGGAGGCcatgatggaggtggtggtggtgcagCAGTTCAAGTGCAAGATGTGCCAGTACCGGAGCAGCACCAAGGCCACACTGCTGCGCCACATGCGGGAGCGCCACTTCCGTCCAG tagcagcagccacagcagcaTCTGGTAAAAAAGGACGTCTACGGAAGTGGAGCACCTCCACCAAGACCCAAGAGGAAGAGGGACCGGAGGAGGAGGACGATGACGACATTGTAGACGCTGGAGCCATTGATGACCTGGAGG AGGATAGCGACTATAATCCAGCTGAGGATGAGCCCCGAGGCCGGCAGCTTCGGCTCCAGCGCCCCACCCCCAGTACCCCAAGGCCCCGAAGGAGACCTGGCCGGCCCCGGAAGCTGCCCCGCCTGGAGATCTCAGACCTCCCAGATG GTGTGGAAGGAGAGCCTCTAGTGAGTTCCCAGAGTGGACAGAGCCCTCCAGAGCCACAGGATCCCGAGGCTCCCAGCTCCTCAGGCCCAGGACACCTGGTGGCCATGGGCAAGGCAAGCAGGACCCCTGTGGAAGCTGGTGTGAGCCAGTCAGATGCAGAGAACGCAGCTCCCTCCTGCCCGGATGAGCATGACACTCCACCCCGGCGCCGGGGTCGACCTTCCAGGCGCTTCCTAGGCAAGAAATACCGCAA GTACTATTACAAGTCGCCCAAACCGCTTTTGAGGCCCTTCCTGTGCCGCATCTGTGGTTCTCGCTTTCTGTCCCACGAGGACCTGCGCTTCCACGTCAACTCCCATGAGGCTGGCGATCCCCAGCTCTTCAAGTGTCTGCAGTGCAGCTATCGTTCCCGCCGCTGGTCCTCTCTCAAG GAGCACATGTTCAACCACGTGGGCAGCAAGCCCTACAAGTGTGACGAGTGCAGCTACACCAGTGTCTACCGGAAGGACGTCATTCGGCACGCCGCTGTGCACAGCCGAGACCG GAAGAAGAGGCCAGATCCG ACTCCAAAGCTGAGCTCTTTCCCCTGCCCTGTGTGTGGCCGTGTGTACCCCATGCAGAAAAGACTCACGCAGCACATGAAGACGCACAGCACTGAGAAGCCCCATATGTGTGACAAG TGTGGAAAGTCCTTTAAGAAGCGCTACACCTTCAAAATGCACCTGCTCACACACATCCAGGCTGTTGCCAACCGCAG gttcaagtgtgAGTTCTGTGAGTTCCTTTGTGAAGACAAGAAGGCACTGCTGAACCACCAGTTGTCCCACGTCAGTGACAAGCCCTTCAAATGCAGCTTTTGTCCCTACCGCACCTTCCGAGAGGACTTCCTGCTGTCCCATGTGGCTGTTAAGCACACAG GGGCCAAGCCCTTCGCCTGTGAGTACTGCCACTTCAGCACACGGCACAAGAAGAACCTACGCCTGCACGTACGGTGCCGACATGCAAGCAGCTTCGAGGAATGGGGGAGGCGCCACCCTGAGGAGCCCCCCTCCCGCCGTCGCCCCTTCTTCTCTCTGCAGCAGATTGAGGAGCTGAAGCAGCAGCACAGTGTGGCCCCTGGACCACCTCCCAGCTCCCCAGGACCTCCTGAG ATACCCCCAGAGGCGACACCTTTCCAGTCATCTGAGGCTCCCTCACTGCTCTGTCCTGACACTCTGGGCGGCGCCACCATCATCTACCAGCAAG GAGCCGAGGAGTCGACAGCGATGGCCACGCAGACAGCCTTGGATCTTCTGCTGAACATGAGTGCCCAGCGGGAACTGGGGGGCACAGCCCTGCAG GTGGCCGTGGTGAAGTCGGAGGACGTGGAAGCAGGGTTAGCATCCCCTGGTGGGCAGCCCTCCCCCGAAGGTGCCACTCCACAGGTGGTCACCCTCCATGTGGCAGAGCCGGGGGGCGGTGCGGCAGCCGAGAGCCAGCTAGGCCCTCCTGACCTACCACAGATCACCCTGGCACCTGGTCCATTTGGTGGGACTGGCTACAGTGTCATCACGGCACCCCCTATGGAGGAGGGGACATCAGCTCCTGGCACACCTTACAG CGAGGAACCCTCAGGAGAGGCAGCCCAGACTGTGGTTGTGAGTGACACCCTAAAAGAAGCTGGCACCCACTACATCATGGCTACTGATGGTACCCAGTTGCACCACATTGAG CTCACCGCAGATGGCTCCATCTCCTTCCCAAGTCCAGATGCTCTGGCCTCTGGTGCCAAATGGCCCCTGCTGCAGTGTGGGGGGCTGCCTAGAGATGGCCCTGAGCCTCCATCTCCAGCCAACACCCACCGTGTAGGGGACCCCCCGAGCTCTGCCTCCCCACCTCCTGCAACCAGCAAAGCCCTGGGCCTGGCAGTGCCCCCCTCACCGCCGTGTGCAGCCACTGCAGCATCAAAGAAGTTTTCCTGCAAGATCTGTGCCGAGGCCTTCCCTGGCCGAGCTGAGATGGAGAGTCACAAGCGGGCCCATGCTGGGCCTGGTGCCTTCAAGTGCCCTGACTGCCCCTTCAGTGCCCGCCAGTGGCCCGAGGTCCGG GCGCACATGGCGCAGCACTCAAGCCTGCGGCCCCACCAGTGTAGCCAATGCAGTTTCGCCTCCAAGAATAAGAAGGACCTGCGGCGGCACATGCTGACTCACACCAAGGAGAAGCCTTTTGCGTGCCACCTCTGCGGGCAGCG TTTCAACCGTAACGGGCACCTCAAGTTCCATATCCAGCGGCTGCACAGTCCTGATGGGAGGAAGTCAGGAACCCCTACAGCCCGGGCTGCTACCCAGACCCCAACCCAGACCATCATCCTGAACAGTGATGACGAAACACTGGCCACCCTGCACA CTGCACTCCAGTCCAGTCACGGGGTCCTGGGCCCAGAGCGGCTACAGCAGGCACTGGGCCAGGAACATATCATTGTTGCCCAGGAGCAGACAGTGACCAATCAG GAGGAAGCCACCTACATCCAAGAGATCACCACAGCAGATGGCCAGACCGTACAGCACCTGGTGACCTCCGACAACCAG GTGCAGTATATCATCTCCCAGGATGGTGTCCAGCACCTGCTCCCCCAGGAATATGTTGTGGTCCCTGAGGGCCATCACATCCAG GTACAGGAGGGCCAGATCACACACATCCAGTATGAACAAGGAGCCCCGTTCCTTCAGGAGTCCCAG ATCCAGTATGTGCCTGTGTCCCCAGGCCAGCAGCTTGTCACACAGGCTCAACTTGAGGCTGCAGCACACTCGGCTGTCACAG CAGTGGCTGATGCTGCCATGGCCCAAGCCCAAGGCCTGTTTGGCACAGAGGAAGCAGTGCCTGAACACATTCAACAGCTGCAGCACCAGGGCATCGAGTACGACGTCATCACCCTGGCCGATGACTGA